The Halanaerobium praevalens DSM 2228 genome contains a region encoding:
- a CDS encoding Fic family protein — MNIVKLIGKINEYKGKQDLYIEQSPQILEKLQEVAVIKSTKASNSIEGIVITDKRLKEIMKDDTNLRERSEGEIAGYRDVLNTIHTSYDAIPVTSNIILQLHRDMYKYISEKGGSWKSQNNIIGEILPNGEKFVRFKPVAASNTATAMDSLCNFLNNEIQEQNIEPLILIGSFILDFLCIHPFNDGNGRISRLLTLLLLYKYDHKVGRYISLEKIIEDSKSSYYETLNKSSMGWHEGKHNLFFWLEYFLGTLLAAYKEFEDRVGMVKSKKGNKSYRVEQAVKNIIGTFSKDDIRNACPDVSDSTIDRVLRQLKKDNIIEVLGKGRNAKWKRLK; from the coding sequence ATGAATATTGTTAAATTAATTGGTAAAATAAACGAATATAAGGGAAAACAGGATTTATATATAGAACAGTCACCACAAATATTAGAAAAGCTTCAAGAAGTCGCTGTTATAAAGAGTACAAAAGCTTCAAACAGTATTGAAGGAATTGTAATTACTGATAAAAGACTAAAAGAAATAATGAAAGATGATACCAATCTTAGAGAAAGATCAGAAGGAGAAATAGCAGGTTATAGAGATGTTTTAAATACTATTCATACTTCTTATGATGCAATACCTGTAACTTCAAATATAATTTTACAGTTACATCGTGATATGTATAAATATATATCTGAAAAAGGTGGAAGTTGGAAAAGTCAGAATAATATTATTGGTGAGATCCTACCTAATGGTGAAAAATTTGTTAGATTTAAACCGGTTGCTGCATCAAATACTGCCACTGCCATGGATTCTCTCTGTAATTTTTTAAACAATGAAATACAGGAACAAAATATAGAACCATTAATTTTAATTGGAAGCTTTATCTTAGATTTTCTTTGTATCCACCCTTTTAATGATGGAAATGGAAGAATATCAAGATTATTAACATTACTATTATTATATAAATATGATCATAAAGTAGGAAGATATATAAGTTTAGAAAAGATCATAGAAGACAGTAAATCAAGTTATTATGAAACATTAAATAAATCTTCCATGGGCTGGCATGAGGGAAAACATAATTTGTTTTTCTGGTTAGAATACTTTTTGGGAACACTTTTAGCAGCCTATAAAGAATTTGAAGATCGTGTAGGTATGGTGAAGTCAAAGAAAGGTAATAAAAGCTATAGGGTTGAACAGGCAGTAAAGAATATTATAGGAACTTTTTCTAAAGATGATATTAGAAATGCCTGTCCTGATGTATCTGATTCAACTATTGATAGAGTTTTGAGACAATTAAAAAAAGATAATATAATAGAAGTTCTAGGAAAAGGAAGAAATGCTAAATGGAAACGCTTAAAATAA